A DNA window from Camelina sativa cultivar DH55 chromosome 13, Cs, whole genome shotgun sequence contains the following coding sequences:
- the LOC104734852 gene encoding E2F-associated phosphoprotein — MDSPINSQKTVSDDDEIDYSVKPEFYDSDLDDKDELWMISKRDGRPSDAVLSCPACFTTVCLECQRHEQYVTQYRAVFVVNCRVDKDTVLQEKGMPSKIGKRRRDSEMQETDSAESEKVNRVFCSACSTEIGVVDGEEIYHFFNVIPSEP; from the exons atGGATTCTCCGATCAATTCACAGAAAACGG TTTCGGACGACGATGAGATTGATTACTCCGTCAAACCAGAATTCTATGATTCAGATCTTGATGATAAAGATGAGCTTTGGATGATTAGCAAGAGAGATGGTCGTCCTTCTGATGCTGTACTTAGCTGTCCAGCTTGTTTCACTACTGTCTGCTTAGAGTGTCAGAG GCACGAGCAGTACGTGACACAGTACAGGGCAGTATTTGTGGTCAATTGCAGAGTAGATAAAGACACAGTTTTGCAAGAAAAAGGAATGCCCTCGAAGATTGGTAAAAGAAGGAGAGATTCCGAGATGCAAGAAACTGATTCTGCAGAGAGCGAAAAAGTTAACCGGGTCTTTTGCTCAGCTTGTTCGACAGAGATCGGGGTAGTCGATGGTGAAGAGATTTACCATTTCTTTAATGTCATTCCAAGCGAGCCTTAG
- the LOC104734858 gene encoding alpha-galactosidase 2, with translation MVLIGFFLRFITFTLTLTQIVDGFRQSRMLMNNGLARSPQMGWNSWNHFQCNINETLIKQTADAMVSSGLSARGYKYINIDDCWGELKRDSKGNLVAKASTFPSGIKALSDYVHSRGLKLGIYSDAGTLTCSQTMPGSLGHEEQDAKTFSSWGIDYLKYDNCENTGTSPRERYPKMSKALLNSGRSIFFSLCEWGQEDPATWAGDIGNSWRTTGDIQDNWNSMTMIADQNDRWASYARPGSWNDPDMLEVGNGGMTKEEYRSHFSIWALAKAPLLIGCDLRSMDKVTFELLSNKEVISVNQDKLGIQGKKVKKEGDLEVWAGPLSKKRVAVILWNRGSVPANITARWADLGLDSSAIVNARDLWARLTLSSIKTQLSALVEPHASKMYTLTRRKA, from the exons ATGGTTCTTATTGGTTTCTTCTTAAGATTCATTACGTTCACTTTGACTCTGACTCAGATTGTTGATGGGTTTCGTCAGAGTCGAATGTTGATGAACAATGGACTTGCTCGCTCTCCTCAAATGGG ATGGAACAGCTGGAATCATTTTCAGTGTAACATCAATGAAACCCTCATCAAACAAACGG CTGATGCAATGGTTTCAAGTGGTCTTTCTGCTAGAGGTTACAAGTATATTAACatag ATGATTGTTGGGGTGAACTCAAGAGAGATTCTAAG GGGAACTTGGTTGCAAAAGCATCGACATTTCCTTCAGGAATCAAAGCTTTATCAGATTATGTTCACAGCAGAGGGCTAAAGCTTGGGATTTACTCTGATGCCGG GACTCTTACTTGCAGCCAAACCATGCCGGGCTCACTTGGGCATGAAGAACAAGATGCCAAAACATTTTCCTCATGG GGGATTGATTACTTGAAGTATGATAACTGCGAAAATACAGGTACAAGTCCAAGAGAAAGATACCCAAAGATGAGCAAAGCTCTCCTAAATTCAGGAAGATCCATATTCTTCTCTTTGTGTGAATG GGGACAAGAGGATCCAGCAACTTGGGCAGGAGATATTGGCAACAGTTGGAGAACAACTGGAGATATTCAAGATAACTGGAACAG CATGACAATGATAGCGGATCAGAACGATCGATGGGCATCTTACGCAAGACCAGGATCGTGGAACG ATCCAGACATGCTCGAAGTGGGAAATGGAGGCATGACTAAAGAAGAATACAGGTCACATTTCAGTATCTGGGCATTGGCAAAA GCTCCTCTGCTGATCGGGTGTGATCTTCGATCGATGGACAAAGTTACCTTTGAGTTGCTTAGCAACAAAGAGGTGATTTCTGTTAATCAAG ACAAACTTGGGATCCAGGGAAAGAAAGTCAAGAAAGAGGGTGATCTTGAG GTATGGGCAGGTCCACTAAGCAAGAAACGAGTAGCTGTCATCCTATGGAACAGAGGATCAGTACCTGCAAACATCACAGCTCGATGGGCGGACCTTGGCCTTGATTCATCAGCTATTGTTAATGCTCGTGACTTATGGGCG CGTTTGACACTTTCAAGTATTAAAACACAACTCTCTGCCCTAGTGGAGCCTCATGCCAGCAAAATGTACACTCTTACAAGACGCAAGGCATAA
- the LOC104734854 gene encoding FAD synthetase 2, chloroplastic isoform X3: MANGHHSSHKLQQRMMISSYGSHCRTPGDIPILHNCFSQREDDPELPVEGLSPVSGGVVALGKFDALHIGHRELTIQASRIGTPYLLSFVGMAEVLGWEPRSPIVAKCDRKRVLTSWASYCGNRAPEEHEIEFASVRHLTPWQFVEKLSKELRVCGVVAGENYRFGYKASGDASELVRLCEEYGITAYIIKSVMDKKQGPGRRDSGDSKDRGQVSSTRVRQALAVGDMRYVTELLGRAHRLILKVRTQDMRSERMISVPRSSLLNLPPGNGIYEACLLIVGDASSIPCTLVVDTSNIHVETKEVRLCNLDWSQEFQLLSVEFD; encoded by the exons ATGGCGAACGGTCATCATTCCAGCCATAAATTGCAACAGCGGATGATGATTTCTTCATATGGGTCTCATTGCAGGACTCCCGGAGATATCCCTATTCTACACAATTGTTTCAG CCAACGAGAAGATGATCCTGAGCTTCCAGTTGAAGGATTATCCCCAGTTTCAG GAGGCGTTGTTGCTCTAGGGAAGTTTGATGCCTTGCATATCGGCCATCGAGAGCTTACGATTCAAGCTTCAAGAATTGGAACTCCGTATCTATTATCTTTTGTTGGAATGGCCGAGGTACTTGGCTGGGAGCCTAG GTCCCCAATAGTGGCCAAATGTGATCGAAAAAGGGTGCTTACCTCTTGGGCCTCGTATTGTGGAAACAGAGCACCCGAAGAGCACGAGATAGAATTTGCCAGCGTGCGACATCTTACCCCCTGGCAGTTTGTGGAGAAGCTGTCAAAGGAGCTCAGAGTCTGCGGAGTTGTGGCAG GTGAAAATTACCGATTTGGATATAAAGCGTCTGGTGATGCCTCTGAGCTAGTAAGACTGTGCGAGGAATATGGCATCACTGCTTACATCATAAAATCTGTGATGGACAAGAAGCAAGGCCCAGGAAGGAGAGACTCAGGGGACTCAAAAGACAGAGGACAAGTCTCTTCTACACGTGTACGCCAAGCTCTTGCTGTGGGAGATATGAGGTACGTAACGGAGCTCCTTGGCAGGGCACATCGGCTTATCTTGAAAGTCAGAACCCAAGATATGCGGAGTGAAAGGATGATCTCAGTCCCGAGATCATCACTACTTAATTTACCACCAGGGAATGGAATTTATGAGGCATGTTTGCTTATAGTTGGTGATGCGTCTTCCATTCCGTGTACCTTAGTTGTTGATACATCAAATATCCATGTAGAAACCAAGGAGGTACGGCTCTGTAATTTAGATTGGTCTCAAGAATTTCAACTCTTGAGTGTTGAGTTTGACTAA
- the LOC104734857 gene encoding GEM-like protein 4: protein MNMNRVGQQVIRFPAAKTTPVGYLTDPASINKLWVPASSKRSEQSNDKTILKRKKTDGFTNGACNAKLRPKLTETVKRKLSLGARILQVGGLEKIFKRLFRVSEGEKLFKMYQCYLSTTAGPIAGLLFISSKKMAFCSERSIKVASSQGDMIRVHYKVSIPLCKIERVNQSQNTKKPSQKYLEVVTVDGFDFWFMGFLSYQKAFNCLEKALSLSFEGKEEQ from the exons ATGAACATGAACAGAGTTGGACAACAAGTCATTCGATTTCCAGCGGCAAAGACTACTCCGGTGGGTTACTTAACTGATCCGGCTTCAATAAACAAGTTATGGGTTCCGGCTTCTTCCAAGAGATCTGAACAAA GCAACGACAAAACGATtcttaaaaggaagaaaaccgATGGTTTCACCAATGGAGCATGCAATGCGAAGCTAAGACCAAAGCTAACCGAAACAGTGAAGAGAAAGCTATCTTTGGGCGCTAGAATTCTTCAGGTTGGAGGTTTAGAAAAGATCTTCAAGCGGCTCTTTAGAGTCAGTGAAGGAGAGAAACTGTTCAAAATGTACCAGTGTTACTTGTCGACAACCGCAGGTCCCATTGCCGGCCTTCTATTTATCTCGTCCAAGAAAATGGCGTTCTGCAGTGAGAGGTCCATAAAGGTGGCTTCTTCTCAAGGAGACATGATCCGGGTTCACTACAAAGTGTCAATTCCCTTGTGCAAGATAGAGAGAGTGAACCAGAGTCAGAACACAAAGAAACCATCACAGAAGTACCTGGAAGTAGTCACCGTCGATGGTTTCGACTTCTGGTTCATGGGGTTCCTGAGCTACCAAAAAGCTTTCAATTGCCTTGAGAAGGCTCTTTCTCTGAGCTTTGAAGGCAAGGAAGAGCAATAA
- the LOC104734854 gene encoding FAD synthetase 2, chloroplastic isoform X2: MLCGGLQHFSDHHHNHSSIGLGLGFCGAKIVQLSSLFLNRPCQAMANGHHSSHKLQQRMMISSYGSHCRTPGDIPILHNCFSQREDDPELPVEGLSPVSGGVVALGKFDALHIGHRELTIQASRIGTPYLLSFVGMAEVLGWEPRSPIVAKCDRKRVLTSWASYCGNRAPEEHEIEFASVRHLTPWQFVEKLSKELRVCGVVAGENYRFGYKASGDASELVRLCEEYGITAYIIKSVMDKKQGPGRRDSGDSKDRGQVSSTRVRQALAVGDMRYVTELLGRAHRLILKVRTQDMRSERMISVPRSSLLNLPPGNGIYEACLLIVGDASSIPCTLVVDTSNIHVETKEVRLCNLDWSQEFQLLSVEFD; encoded by the exons ATGTTGTGCGGAGGTTTGCAGCATTTTTCCGACCACCACCATAATCATAGTTCGATTGgattaggattagggttttgtggtGCTAAGATTGTGCAGCTCTCTTCACTCTTTCTCAACAGGCCGTGTCAGGCTATGGCGAACGGTCATCATTCCAGCCATAAATTGCAACAGCGGATGATGATTTCTTCATATGGGTCTCATTGCAGGACTCCCGGAGATATCCCTATTCTACACAATTGTTTCAG CCAACGAGAAGATGATCCTGAGCTTCCAGTTGAAGGATTATCCCCAGTTTCAG GAGGCGTTGTTGCTCTAGGGAAGTTTGATGCCTTGCATATCGGCCATCGAGAGCTTACGATTCAAGCTTCAAGAATTGGAACTCCGTATCTATTATCTTTTGTTGGAATGGCCGAGGTACTTGGCTGGGAGCCTAG GTCCCCAATAGTGGCCAAATGTGATCGAAAAAGGGTGCTTACCTCTTGGGCCTCGTATTGTGGAAACAGAGCACCCGAAGAGCACGAGATAGAATTTGCCAGCGTGCGACATCTTACCCCCTGGCAGTTTGTGGAGAAGCTGTCAAAGGAGCTCAGAGTCTGCGGAGTTGTGGCAG GTGAAAATTACCGATTTGGATATAAAGCGTCTGGTGATGCCTCTGAGCTAGTAAGACTGTGCGAGGAATATGGCATCACTGCTTACATCATAAAATCTGTGATGGACAAGAAGCAAGGCCCAGGAAGGAGAGACTCAGGGGACTCAAAAGACAGAGGACAAGTCTCTTCTACACGTGTACGCCAAGCTCTTGCTGTGGGAGATATGAGGTACGTAACGGAGCTCCTTGGCAGGGCACATCGGCTTATCTTGAAAGTCAGAACCCAAGATATGCGGAGTGAAAGGATGATCTCAGTCCCGAGATCATCACTACTTAATTTACCACCAGGGAATGGAATTTATGAGGCATGTTTGCTTATAGTTGGTGATGCGTCTTCCATTCCGTGTACCTTAGTTGTTGATACATCAAATATCCATGTAGAAACCAAGGAGGTACGGCTCTGTAATTTAGATTGGTCTCAAGAATTTCAACTCTTGAGTGTTGAGTTTGACTAA
- the LOC104734854 gene encoding FAD synthetase 2, chloroplastic isoform X1, translating to MLCGGLQHFSDHHHNHSSIGLGLGFCGAKIVQLSSLFLNRPCQAMANGHHSSHKLQQRMMISSYGSHCRTPGDIPILHNCFSQREDDPELPVEGLSPVSGGVVALGKFDALHIGHRELTIQASRIGTPYLLSFVGMAEVLGWEPRSPIVAKCDRKRVLTSWASYCGNRAPEEHEIEFASVRHLTPWQFVEKLSKELRVCGVVAGENYRFGYKASGDASELVRLCEEYGITAYIIKSVMDKKQGPGRRDSGDSKDRGQVSSTRVRQALAVGDMRYVTELLGRAHRLILKVRTQDMRSERMISVPRSSLLNLPPGNGIYEACLLIVGDASSIPCTLVVDTSNIHVETKEVRLCNLDWSQEFQLLSVEFD from the exons ATGTTGTGCGGAG GTTTGCAGCATTTTTCCGACCACCACCATAATCATAGTTCGATTGgattaggattagggttttgtggtGCTAAGATTGTGCAGCTCTCTTCACTCTTTCTCAACAGGCCGTGTCAGGCTATGGCGAACGGTCATCATTCCAGCCATAAATTGCAACAGCGGATGATGATTTCTTCATATGGGTCTCATTGCAGGACTCCCGGAGATATCCCTATTCTACACAATTGTTTCAG CCAACGAGAAGATGATCCTGAGCTTCCAGTTGAAGGATTATCCCCAGTTTCAG GAGGCGTTGTTGCTCTAGGGAAGTTTGATGCCTTGCATATCGGCCATCGAGAGCTTACGATTCAAGCTTCAAGAATTGGAACTCCGTATCTATTATCTTTTGTTGGAATGGCCGAGGTACTTGGCTGGGAGCCTAG GTCCCCAATAGTGGCCAAATGTGATCGAAAAAGGGTGCTTACCTCTTGGGCCTCGTATTGTGGAAACAGAGCACCCGAAGAGCACGAGATAGAATTTGCCAGCGTGCGACATCTTACCCCCTGGCAGTTTGTGGAGAAGCTGTCAAAGGAGCTCAGAGTCTGCGGAGTTGTGGCAG GTGAAAATTACCGATTTGGATATAAAGCGTCTGGTGATGCCTCTGAGCTAGTAAGACTGTGCGAGGAATATGGCATCACTGCTTACATCATAAAATCTGTGATGGACAAGAAGCAAGGCCCAGGAAGGAGAGACTCAGGGGACTCAAAAGACAGAGGACAAGTCTCTTCTACACGTGTACGCCAAGCTCTTGCTGTGGGAGATATGAGGTACGTAACGGAGCTCCTTGGCAGGGCACATCGGCTTATCTTGAAAGTCAGAACCCAAGATATGCGGAGTGAAAGGATGATCTCAGTCCCGAGATCATCACTACTTAATTTACCACCAGGGAATGGAATTTATGAGGCATGTTTGCTTATAGTTGGTGATGCGTCTTCCATTCCGTGTACCTTAGTTGTTGATACATCAAATATCCATGTAGAAACCAAGGAGGTACGGCTCTGTAATTTAGATTGGTCTCAAGAATTTCAACTCTTGAGTGTTGAGTTTGACTAA